From Arachis hypogaea cultivar Tifrunner chromosome 3, arahy.Tifrunner.gnm2.J5K5, whole genome shotgun sequence:
TTGGAGTTATTCTAAATTGTTTTGTCCCTTCCAACATGCAAAAAATGCAATGGCCCCACATCACGAGTCATTTCTATGATTATATACGTCACGTGAATTTCTCAAATTTGCACAGTTGCACCATTCTCTTCTTCCCCCTCTTCCCGAGTCAACTCACTTCTTTTATTTTGTCCACTCTATCATTCATCCATCTATTTCTTCATCATTTACCTGTAAGTCTGTAACATCATTCATGGTAAAATTATTAGATTCTGACATTCTGTTATTGTTGTTCAAAATATCTACGCAATCAACTCTTTTCAACtagaattttaatttattcatgtAAGAAAATCAGTAGTAGCTTGTGTAATTTGTGTAATTTGTGTAATTtgttcacgtgaagttgatagttgagagctgttaaataaaaatttagtcaaatcaattaaattatctaataaatttCAGTTATCCACTTCATGTGAAGTCGCACATGAGTTTTTACCTTTCTTTATATATAACAAATGTAGTTTAGAAATCAATATTATTATAAGGAAAACTGTTAAATGAATATTAGTACATATACAACTAAAAAATTACTATATGTACACTTAAAGTAATTTAGtaaaatcaattattatgtaTTCAATATGATTTACTTTGTAGATATATACTTGTAGGTATAAATATTCAATTAGTATCACTCTATGTTGTAAAAGGTGAGTAAATTGATAGTCGAAAATCATTTAGATTATTTGATAGATTTAACTTAATTATTATATGATAGTTTTTTACTATATCAATTTTACAAGAAGATAATTGCATATAAGTTCTACTATTATAAgaatatgatttaattatttgatGCAAATGTGACATatatgaaaataagaagaataataatgtgattgatgatatatatatatatatatatatatatatatatatatatatatatatatatatatgatacaaGTTGGAAGTTAAAGTGCTAACAGTAATGTCCACTACTACTACTGTAGTGGGTTTGATGATGCATATCCATGGCTGTGAAGTCAGCTAAGTGTTGCTGTAACATCAATGGCCTAGTGTTGCTCATTGTTGATTCATCTTCTCCAACTCCAAGAAAATCCCTTGTTAAACCCagttcatcatcttcatctttaTTATCATTCTTTGATGGCCTCCTTGTTGGATTCAATATTAATGGAGGAATACTACTGATGCTACCTTCCAAATTCACCAACTCATCACCTCCTCCAATTTGTGATGCTTTTTGTAACATTATGTGATGATGATGGTAATTACTAGCACCAAAATAGAACATGTCATCTTGTTCTTGCTTTAATCCTGCATGTGGTGGTGGCATCATCATAGCcacgttggcattgttgttattgtttgtgagtgatgatgatgatgcttctGGATTCTGCTGCCATTGTTGTGATCCAAACATAGAGTTGTTCACTACATCATGATGAGGCATAATGATAGTGTTGCCATTGGTGCATGCACTActagtgtttgatgaaatgccactAACATGATTATGATTGTTATTGCTATTGCCCTGGTCTAACCATAGTGGAATCTGAATATTATTGTTCCTCATCATCATCAGCTTCTGATCTGAATAATAACCACCACcactgccaccaccaccaccaaattCCGAGTGAAATCCAGCACTTGGAAGAATGTGATGACGAGGGATGATTCTACTTGTTGCtaattgatgatggtgatgatgatgatctcTTCTATCCATCAAGTTGCTCAAAGTTGTTGGAACTGAGTTTATTCTTGCACCTTCTTCAGCCAATGCATCACAAAATGCTCTGTGTGTTATGAAGCTGTCCTTCCTAATCATCATTAATTAGTAATTAACACGTCATTAACAATAATGAACAACCCTAAATACAATCATATTCAACATTCAGCAATCACTTCTCCCAAAAACTTAAGCTGATAAGGGACGTACCGGGAGAAAATGGTGCCGCAGTCGCACTTGTACTCCCGAGTCCCGCAGATCTTGGCATGGGCCTTCCAATCAGAATGAACAGCGTATTTCTTGGAACACTTGTCACACTTCCATTTCTTCTCGCCATGCTTCCTGCTGTAGTGTTTCTTGATACCTGTGAGGTCCCCCAGTGCTCTACAAGGGTCATGGTGCACGCAAGACTTCTCCGGGCACACGTACACCTTCTTCCTCACttgttcttctttgtttctttgctTTAGCTTCCATGGAAGGTTGTGTCCTCTCCTATGCAGCTGCAAGTTCTGGTCCCTCTGGAAACCCTTGTTGCAGATTTCGCATACGAAACGGTTCGTCGCCATCAACGACTTTGGTGACATAGCTATCACTTCTGCATCCGGATCTGAATCAAAACATATGTAACCAACACTCAAATTTGAATTTGCAGTTAACTCAAAacatataaataaaaatcaaatttgaatttgcaAAAAAAagtatctaaaaaaaaaaaaaaaaaaaaaaaaaaaaaaaaaaaaaaaaaaaaaaaaaaaaaaaaaaaaaaaataggaaaaccaATTTATGGTTGTGTACTATTAGGTTCTGCCGGTGATTGTGCTGTGAAAGATAGATAAATATCTGAAGAAGCATGTGTTGTTATTAGGAATAAAACTTGAGACAGGTGTTGATGAGTTTCATTCCATTGATTTTTCTCAtcattttgatattaaaataataatgaataataaaaagtatttataTGTGTATTGGAACTAAGGGAATTGATGGAATTGGATTTTTACATGTGAACTGCCCGGAAAGCACACTAGTCATAGTTTAGAGAATCTTATAAGAAATTATTATCAagtgttaataattaaataaagaagaaaagaaagggattggaataataataatgaatatataaacattgaatatttattttattttctctccttaTCTAACACGGCTGCTGTGAGAGGTAGTCAGCCATTGAATCAACTATATATGGACCACTCTCTTCCCtacaactatatatatatgtgtacatattaatttcattgaatatttatttcattttcactCACATGTATATTACAGTTTATATATGTGTACATATTAATTAATACATAGTTTAGTTATGGAAAGTTATAACTTGATATGTTTTTCAAATCttagtatgaaaaaaaaaagttgatataTCTTTTATAAAGTATTCAATCATCGAGTAAAATTATCTTCTATcaacgagttataactcaaatagtaTAGTTTTTCCATCTCACCTAAAAGATTATGAATTCGAGTCTCTCTATTtcccataaaaaaaaattaccttcTTAAAAAAATGTAACAAAAATTGTCTGATGAAATAATACATATGTACTAGGAATAATCCGAATGAGAGACCTTTCAACTTATCTAATCAAATTATTTGTAATACAATTTAAGGGGGAAAAAAAAAGTAGTAGTAGTGTAAATGTAATGTGGGAAGCAATGATAGGAAATGATAAAATAGAGGGAGAGAAAAGTGGGTTGGCTTTATGGAAGGAGAAAATAATTGAGAGTTTGAAAAGTAAGAAAAGAGAAAAGTGAGTTAGCTTTACAGGGAGGGATGAGAATAATGATTATggcataattattattatgacctTATGAAATGATAGAGATAGAGAAGGTGGTGCCGTCCGTGACACCTCACTGGTTAAGGGTAGGACCCATAAGAGTAAGACTGTCagatagagaaagagagagaatatatcattttttttctttttttaattaatttatttaattctttattatttacaatatttttaatttgaaatattaaaatattatttgtttaaaatttaaattttatttaaaatttattattaattaataaattattatatatataaaataaaatttaaatatttaatacttatttaaacgaacaaatagattaattattaaataagtccaatttaatttaatttatttatttaaacgaacaaatagattaattattaaataagtccaatttaatttaatttatttatttaattttgatgatagaAAGACAAGAAATGAGTGCTACTgctttatgtgtctgtggcacaCAGCAATCTCTTTGTGTATATGCTTCACGTTTCTCTAGAAATTCGTCCACCTCTCCACTTCATTGCTGTTTCACAAATGGGAATAAATATTTTCAATTcaaaatatcaataattatctTTAAATTATTTGAGCAGATTTACTGGCAattattaaaagttattaattCATCAATGCGATCTCTTTTGTTACACAATATATATAGTTCGTCCTCAATGAACATTTTCAGACATTCATCATTGAAAGCCTTACTCAAGGAATTATATCATCTAATTTCTATATATTATCATCAATATGTATATATGGAAGATGTTattttccaataataataataataataataatataaaatttaattttaatacaatgtcaatataaaataatttaatattatattaataaaaataattattttttatctttatcacataaatAATGatcattaaaaaaagaaatataattaaacgattatataaaaaatattttatattattaatatattaaaattaaatttataataataaaataataattatcatataaaatacttttaaattattaaataatttaatatatttacttaaattatttaagacaatatataattatctatctaataaaattatgaatttactTTTAACTTACGATTAATATAAAACAATTTACGTACATTTAATTACGTACTATATATATCAGCCATTAAAACTagagtataaaattattgttaaaataaacATAAGTAATAAAGTAGTTTATAATTTGAAAGATGCATGAATCATGAATGCATGCATGTATTTGAGTGGTAGCAGAGTGGAGTGCAGAAAATATATATGGTGTCAGTGACACACTGCCCTAATTGGAATTTTGGCAATAATGGCAAAACAAGAAAGAACTAACACTCTTAATGAAACCTTTTTTCACTGAGTTGACTCGGTCCTACAAAAATCACAAATCAGCCCCCGCAAATAGCGTAAGTCTACGTTCACCttgactcaattttttttttagatttttgatAGTATCTACTAATTTGATAGGCTATCCACTAATttattatagattaaaatattattaaaaaatttatagttagtcaataaattattgtatatataaaatgaatTATTGCTACACTAATCCAATTTTATTTAACTTGACTCAATATATTACCACACATTTACGATAACAAATTgagaaatatataattttttaattatttttttgaagtGACAAAAAAATTAGTTGAATGGTTAGTTAAAAGGTTAGAGtttaatagtatatatatatttttcaagcgtttaatattttcttaacaaaagtatttaatttctttttccgtATAACTTCCATTTTAATGTATTATTGACATCAAATATCCTTTTCtgatcattaaattttgatatactCTATTAACATAGAAGAAAATTGCCTTTTCTATAACCACCTGAAAAGTTATTGAAAAGTAATAATAATCCAAGTGTAACTagattttttaagtaaaaattagtttaataataaatattgttGAACTTATTAGTCGAATTATTAGTAGACTAAAACTGCTTTACTAcagtataataaataaataggatTATTAGTTATCATATATGAAGCATAccataaatataatatactaaCAAATATATAtcgaaaaaatatttaatttggtctttaagattttactcaaattttaatttaatctttaaaattttaatagtgtcaatttagttttctaaattttttaattgattttataacAGAAACTATCACAAAgactaataatataattaaaatttaaaaaatttaaaaattaaattaaaataattaaaattttaaaaattaaattaagacttaaatataatttaaagaaccaaacttaatattttctcgtatataatttttaaaaggcATGCGTTATATgctttgaattaattaattagtatagcGACGGCGTTATACGTCGTTCACGACCCAATAATTCATAAAAATTTACGTGCATGTAGGTCTGATTTgaaagaaataattttatatgcatcaaataatgcatgtagctggctataattatttataatgaaATCTTTGACCATATTCTATTGTTAAAATCTTCCCAAAGAAATGCATGAGTTTGACACCGCTCTTGATTagttaagaataaatataaatataataagacCTCGCGGTACGGTCatgataataaaattaaaaataaaaaattagacaaaaataaaaaatgatttttattttattaattttttatttttaaataaattagacaAGAAATGTATCCACACTGAAAAATTCAACTATCATTTATGAAGTTGCATTATTTCTCAATTACTTTTCCTCGTAGACGCCGTGGAAGTCAATTCACAATCATTTAGGAATTTTCCTCGTCCAAAGAGAATTGCTTATATATATGCGCATAAATAATATAGTGCATGTAgctactaatttaaatttattcttttatctttattaattcatattatttatacattatttaaaaatattattggttatctatatattttttttaaataatatagtgCATGTAGCTAAACTCATCACTATTAGCTATAGCTTCAATTTAATCCTCTTTATTAGTATGTCTTAGAAGTTAGAACATAAAGTTAGCATTAGGGATATTCTGATTACGAATTAAACTGATTATTATAGTCATGTAATAGGGAAAGACACAAGCTTCTctaataagagagagagagagaatgaataAAAGAGAACATGTCATGATATATATGAATgtagattttcttttaaaattacatTTTTAATACACTTCTTTATGTACACTTCTTTAGATATAAAAGTGAATATAATGACAAAATTGTAATAAATGtacactatttaaaaaaaaaagaaataaaggaaaataatcaaaatatacaTTTTAAAATGTATGTACCAAAAAGTAGTGGAAGTATTCATTTGTTTTTGttagttattaaataattaaataaaaatatttcataatcaaaataaattagtcaaaaataattaaaatttatcttatttattatttattaattattattattataaaagtttTGTTCTCCTATATTCTAAGGATATTGGTTAAATAtacgataaaaagatattttaatatttttgatatatttaatttattaaaaatgtaaaaaaatatttctataataaataatattaaaatattttattttttataatatatttaactaatactcttaagatataaaataataaaatttttattataatttataaatattaaataagataaatttaaattattttttatctccgATAATTAAATTAAGCATCATATGGCTAAACATGACCTACCTAGCTACTACTACACTCACAAGATTGCTTTGGACAAATTgcaacataatatatatattgtattgaACTACTTTAATTTTGGAGATTCATCGTTCATTCCTTCCACTCAAGGGACATGAAATGAGTGcaacttttatgttttattttatttatgagcaCTATTAGAGAATACATactataaaaatcaatttaatctatGTACGTGTCAATATCGCTACCACGAAGCTGACGTGTATGCAAACCATATGACATGTCTTTCTTTCAAGCTGAGCTGTACTAAAAAGGAAGGAAAATAGAAAACTATAGCCACTTTTATTTATAAAGCTTATAATTCGTTTAATTTGGATGCATTCTCATCACAATAAATAAtggtactttttattattttactttgttATTATAATTGGATTAGTTTATCTGATGACATTGTTGTTAACTACTTTATTTCTAGAATAACtacaatgattttttttaaataatagtaTTTTGTTATGATATTCAGATATTAATACAGACACAGAATACGATACACCACGAGATATGTAacacataaatttaaaattcttataagaCATAAtgatatagtatatatatatatatatatatatatatatatatatatatatatatatatataaataaagtatttttaaataaattataataatattttgatatattattaattttaaatttaaattaatttttaattatataaagtatttaaaatatttttattttaataattaataatacatgttatttttaaattaattttaaaaatatatgttaagaataaagtTGTATACGTTCATACGTAATAATATTTAAGTGTATTTAAatatattcaaaaaatatattttttttattaagacaaaGTTGTGTCGGATAATATGTGTTCAATACGCAAATACAGCAAATTAGAGAAGTGTCGTGCTTGGTACTTCGTTATTATAATTGGATCAGTCATATATagttctctccttttttttttac
This genomic window contains:
- the LOC112786402 gene encoding uncharacterized protein, which produces MSPKSLMATNRFVCEICNKGFQRDQNLQLHRRGHNLPWKLKQRNKEEQVRKKVYVCPEKSCVHHDPCRALGDLTGIKKHYSRKHGEKKWKCDKCSKKYAVHSDWKAHAKICGTREYKCDCGTIFSRKDSFITHRAFCDALAEEGARINSVPTTLSNLMDRRDHHHHHHQLATSRIIPRHHILPSAGFHSEFGGGGGSGGGYYSDQKLMMMRNNNIQIPLWLDQGNSNNNHNHVSGISSNTSSACTNGNTIIMPHHDVVNNSMFGSQQWQQNPEASSSSLTNNNNNANVAMMMPPPHAGLKQEQDDMFYFGASNYHHHHIMLQKASQIGGGDELVNLEGSISSIPPLILNPTRRPSKNDNKDEDDELGLTRDFLGVGEDESTMSNTRPLMLQQHLADFTAMDMHHQTHYSSSSGHYYLQVNDEEIDG